One window of the Primulina eburnea isolate SZY01 chromosome 18, ASM2296580v1, whole genome shotgun sequence genome contains the following:
- the LOC140819119 gene encoding uncharacterized protein, with protein sequence MAPGRKSRKGKEVVQESEAPNVRGLNETDWGRRGRRPRGEAQNVNVDREVDQLTRGMGEMELVISRFQNMRPPRFFGNEDGEKAIAWLKSMKRLFNMLEYTPDLQLKLAICQLKDRAQLWWETTEDALKESGERVTWDVFCAQFAREYSPPSYYSAKEAEFNRLTQGNMTVVEYASQFSALLSYVPHVASSDRNKLSHFMQGLNRTICTLVVAGAPINYADAVEKAKNVEASLLLAEPQSVHPGFPQSFGGDVPMPVGAPLYPSLLPYQPSQPYQQPKQQSFKTKGKQFKKETRSSSSSSGSQRGSSVGSPGGVFCDRCGGKHFSTQCTGVQGSCNIFGQVGHYARVCPNAPRQQFQQPQFGQGFKGQATRPFVPTQSVQQSSYPQPRVPVQQRFPGPQQARVHALTQDQVQDAPGELLQHEIATTPLIDTVSVSTPAGVCLMSHEIILNCVIRFDDNIMITNLIKLDMSDFDCILGMDTLSNYRATVDCFHGVVRFRPYYGSKWNFYGSDSQSRIPLVSAMEMFRLLSTGNEGFMIYAVDATQRERLEVSDIPVVKEFPDVFLDEIPGFPPQREIDFSIELVSGTNPISRAPYRLAPAELKELKEQLQDLLEKGYIRPSMSPWGAPTLKEKLTTAPVLALPSGSGGYVVCSDASLNGLGCVLMQNGRVIAYASRQLKPHETRYPVHDLELAAIVFALKLWRHYLYDALSRKVQNAMLTSLTISKVHEHLGTSGWTYQISGDYFIVSSIQVEPQILSRIKAAQKTDPHIHRLKELSRTGQTEKFSVASDGSPRFNGRLLVPNLIDLKEAILKEAHCSRHSIHPGIRKMYHTLRAHYWWEGMKKDISHFVAKCLTCQQVKAERMRPGGMLHSLEVPQWNWEHIAMDFVTHLPRYNRGCDAIWFWGSLQSALGSKLAMSTAYHPQTDGQSERTIQTLEDMLRAAVMDFKGGWQESLSLVEFSYNNSFQATIEFIQEMKDKVELIRKRMKAAQDRQASYANKRRRPLEFQVGDYVFLKVSPFRGTMRFGHKGKLAPRYIGPYMIIERIGTLAYRLDLPQSLSLIHNVFHVSMLRKYEPDPSHILNVEDVELDSSLSYVEHPVQILDRKERQLRSKTIPLVLVQWSRHGREESTWELEAKMRQEWPHLFENVMNYAMYSEFPMYYPS encoded by the exons ATGGCACCTGGGCGGAAGAGTAGAAAAGGAAAGGAAGTTGTTCAGGAGTCTGAAGCTCCTAACGTTAGAGGACTGAACGAGACTGACTGGGGAAGACGAGGTCGTCGTCCTCGGGGTGAAGCACAAAATGTGAATGTTGATCGTGAAGTGGATCAATTAACGAGAGGAATGGGTGAAATGGAACTTGTGATATCTCGATTTCAGAATATGCGTCCTCCTCGATTCTTCGGGAATGAAGATGGCGAGAAAGCTATAGCGTGGCTAAAGAGTATGAAGCGTTTGTTCAATATGTTGGAGTACACCCCCGATTTGCAGCTTAAGTTGGCCATTTGTCAATTAAAGGATCGAGCCCAGTTGTGGTGGGAAACTACTGAGGATGCTTTGAAGGAATCAGGTGAAAGAGTTACTTGGGATGTGTTTTGTGCTCAGTTTGCTCGAGAGTATTCACCGCCTTCTTATTATTCGGCCAAGGAAGCTGAGTTTAATAGATTGACTCAGGGAAATATGACTGTTGTGGAGTATGCCTCTCAATTCTCAGCGCTTCTTTCCTATGTTCCTCATGTTGCTAGCAGCGATCGGAACAAGCTATCGCATTTTATGCAAGGATTGAATCGAACCATTTGCACTTTGGTAGTAGCTGGAGCACCTATTAATTATGCCGATGCCGTTGAGAAAGCAAAGAATGTGGAAGCGAGTCTACTTTTGGCAGAACCACAGTCAGTTCATCCAGGTTTTCCTCAGAGTTTCGGAGGCGACGTGCCGATGCCAGTTGGTGCACCACTATACCCATCTTTATTGCCGTATCAGCCTTCGCAGCCTTATCAGCAACCAAAGCAGCAAAGCTTTAAGACCAAAggaaaacaattcaagaaaGAGACTCGtagcagttcttctagttccGGCAGTCAGCGTGGAAGCTCAGTTGGGTCCCCAGGTGGAGTATTTTGTGATCGTTGTGGTGGTAAGCATTTCAGTACTCAGTGTACGGGAGTTCAGGGATCTTGTAATATTTTTGGGCAAGTTGGACATTATGCTAGAGTATGTCCGAATGCACCAAGACAACAATTTCAGCAACCTCAGTTTGGTCAAGGTTTTAAAGGACAAGCAACTAGGCCTTTTGTTCCTACTCAGTCTGTTCAGCAGTCTAGCTATCCTCAGCCTAGAGTTCCGGTTCAGCAACGTTTCCCAGGGCCACAGCAGGCTCGAGTTCATGCCTTAACCCAGGATCAAGTTCAAGATGCACCGGGCGAGTTATTGCAG CATGAGATTGCTACTACTCCGTTGATAGATACTGTGTCAGTTTCTACTCCTGCCGGTGTATGTTTGATGTCCCATGAGATAATTCTgaattgtgtgattagattCGATGATAATATTATGATAACAAATCTCATCAAGCTAGATATGTCTGACTTCGACTGTATTTTGGGAATGGATACTCTGTCTAATTATcgagctaccgttgattgtttccatggagttgtcagattcagaccgtaTTATGGCAGTAAATGGAATTTTTACGGTAGTGATTCTCAATCACGTATTCCATTAGTGTCAGCAATGGAAATGTTCAGACTTTTGTCAACAGGAAATGAAGGATTCATGATCTATGCAGTCGACGCAACTCAGAGAGAAAGATTAGAAGTTTCAGATATTCCTGTTGTCAAGGAATTCCCTGATGTATTTCTCGATGAAATTCCTGGATTTCCACCCCAGAGGGAAATTGATTTTAGCATTGAGTTGGTGTCCGGGACAAATCCTATTTCTAGAGCACCATACCGTTTGGCTCCAGCggagttgaaagaactcaaagagcaatTACAGGACTTACTGGAAAAAGGCTATATTAGACCAAGCatgtcaccttggggagctcca ACTTTGAAGGAAAAGTTGACAACAGCTCCAGTGCTAGCTTTGCCATCAGGCTCAGGTGGATATGTTGTTTGTTCAGATGCATCTCTAAATGGACTTGGTTGTGTTCTAATGCAAAATGGACGAGTGAttgcatatgcttctcgtcagttgaagccGCATGAGACCCGATATCCAGTGCATGACTTAGAGTTGGCTGCCATTGTTTTTGCATTGAAGttatggcgtcattatttgtacg ATGCTCTCAGCCGGAAAGTTCAGAATGCTATGCTGACATCTTTGACTATCTCTAAAGTTCACGAGCACTTGGGAACTTCAGGATGGACTTATCAAATCAGTGGAGATTACTTTATAGTGTCATCTATTCAAGTCGAGCCACAGATTTTGTCCAGGATCAAAGCAGCACAGAAGACCGATCCGCATATTCATAGATTGAAAGAATTGTCTCGAACAGGTCAGACAGAAAAGTTTAGTGTTGCCTCAGATGGTAGTCCGCGTTTTAATGGTAGACTTTTGGTTCCAAATTTGATAGATCTGAAAGAAGCCATACTAAaggaagcacattgtagtcgacaCAGTATTCACCCAGGAATTCGAAAGATGTATCATACCTTGAGAGCTCATTATTGGTgggaaggtatgaagaaagatatctcTCATTTTGTGGCTAAATGTTTAACGTGTCAACAAgttaaagccgagagaatgagaCCTGGTGGAATGTTACATAGTCTTGAAGTGCCACAGTGGAACTGGGAGcacattgctatggattttgtgactcatttgccTCGTTATAACcggggttgtgatgcgatttgg TTTTGGGGAAGTCTGCAATCAGCTTTGGGTTCAAAGTTGGCTATGAGCACTGCCTATCATCCACAGACGgatggtcagtcagaaagaaccatccagactctagaggatatgttacgaGCAGCAGTGATGGATTTCAAAGGTGGTTGGCAAGAATCACTGTCTTTggttgaattctcttacaataatagtttTCAGGCAACAatcg AATTTATTCAAGAAATGAAAGATAAAGTTGAATTGATCAGGAAAAGGATGAAAGCAGCCCAGGATCGTCAAGCCAGTTATGCTAATAAAAGGCGTAGACCTTTAGAATTCCAAGTGGGCGATTATGTTTTCTTGAAAGTATCACCATTCCGGGGTACTATGAGATTTGGACATAAAGGGAAGTTAGCTCCGCGTTATATTGGTCCGTATATGATTATTGAGAGGATTGGCACATTGGCTTATCGTTTGGATTTGCCGCAGAGTTTGTCTTTGatacataatgtgtttcatgtatctatgttgcGGAAGTATGAGCCAGATCCGTCTCATATCTTGAATGTCGAGGATGTGGAGTTAGACAGTTCCCTTAGCTATGTTGAACATCCAGTGCAGATTTTGGACCGCAAGGAAAGACAACTCAGAAGCAAGACGATTCCATTGGTTCTGGTACAATGGAGTAGGCATGGAAGAGAAGAATCTACATGGGAATTAGAGGCAAAGATGCGACAAGAATGGCCTCATTTGTTTGAGAATGTAATGAATTACGCGATGTATTCTGAATTTCCTATGTATTATCCGTCGTGA